The Glycine max cultivar Williams 82 chromosome 12, Glycine_max_v4.0, whole genome shotgun sequence genome window below encodes:
- the LOC100779734 gene encoding optic atrophy 3 protein homolog — MVVLPVVKLATLALRTACKPIANRLKKEAGYHPKFRNFIISIAQANHRLTTRVQRRIYSHATDVAIRPLNEEKAVQAAADLLGELFVFSVAGAAIIFEVQRSSRSEARKEELRTQEIEEIKTKNEELAREIALLAQKLEELEQLSRGRGLLGTLNIKHSRVSQDRKSN; from the exons ATGGTGGTGCTTCCGGTGGTGAAGCTAGCAACACTCGCTCTGAGAACCGCGTGCAAACCAATCGCCAACAGGCTCAAGAAGGAGGCCGGTTACCACCCCAagttccgaaatttcatcaTCAGCATTGCCCAG GCCAATCATAGATTGACGACGAGAGTGCAGAGACGAATTTACAGTCATGCCACTGATGTTGCAATCCGCCCTTTGAACGAGGAGAAGGCTGTGCAAGCTGCTGCTGATCTGCTTGGAGAACTCTTTGTTTTCTCG GTTGCAGGAGCTGCCATCATCTTTGAGGTGCAAAGAAGTTCAAGATCAGAAGCAAGAAAAGAAGAACTACGTACACAGGAGATTGAG GAAATAAAGACTAAGAATGAAGAATTGGCTAGAGAAATTGCACTTCTTGCACAAAAGCTTGAAGAGCTGGAACAACTTTCCAGGGGACGAGGACTACTTGGCACTCTTAATATCAAACACAGTCGTGTCTCTCAAGATAGAAAATCTAATTGA
- the LOC100808629 gene encoding transcription factor VOZ1, translating into MMRESSKGVGGSSSLQSMKEKEKHLVEKIQGIFNSLQCARKEGRGNDMVIFEEQMHQLLREWKAELESPANSLADGSFGSFPSELAQMLLGSEDKDDATSPLTKPVPLKNEIHTNNISDGNFQFFQEKHFDDNQPLGHTFEGSASTLYNNAFNSSDMTQLDYHPFSLNQDMDHKPEGLIGQLDLYQDLRHNTEMKNSESTQFSLEGFDCSQFFEADDNVQHGENIIPNILPNICPPPSAFLAPKCALWDCFRPAQGVEWCQNYCSSCHELLANNEGLPGMTPILRPGGIGVKDGPLFDAVLAKTQGKEVGIPSCEGAASTKSPWNAPEFFDLSFLEGETVREWLFFDKPRRAFESGNRKQRSLPDYSGRGWHESRKQVMKEHGGQKRSYYMDPQPLSYLEWHLYEYEINNQDGCALYRLELKLVDKKKSPKGKVTKESLTDLQNKMGQLTAAVPSTDDGYGQPVKGKTKTKSENDESPK; encoded by the exons ATGATGAGAGAAAGTTCCAAGGGCGTGGGTGGATCTTCTTCTCTTCAATCCatgaaggaaaaggaaaaacaccTGGTGGAAAAGATTCAAGGGATTTTCAACAGTCTTCAGTGTGCAAGAAAGGAGGGCAGGGGTAATGACATGGTGATCTTTGAGGAGCAGATGCATCAGTTGCTCCGAGAGTGGAAGGCGGAACTGGAATCTCCGGCCAACTCCTTAGCT GATGGAAGCTTTGGTTCATTTCCCAGCGAACTAGCCCAAATGTTGCTAGGGAGTGAGGATAAAGATGATGCTACTAGTCCATTAACAAAACCTGTGCCATTGAAGAATGAGATCCATACAAATAACATTAGTGACGgcaattttcagttttttcaGGAG AAGCATTTTGATGATAACCAACCACTAGGTCATACTTTTGAAGGCTCTGCTTCAACTCTGTACAACAATGCTTTTAATAGCTCAGATATGACACAGTTGGATTATCATCCATTCAGTTTAAATCAAGATATGGATCACAAACCAGAAGGTTTGATTGGTCAGTTGGATTTATATCAGGACCTCAGGCACAACACAGAAATGAAAAACTCAGAATCAACTCAATTTAGTTTAGAAGGTTTTGATTGTAGCCAATTCTTTGAAGCTGATGACAATGTGCAGCATGGAGAGAATATTATACCTAACATTCTTCCAAATATCTGCCCTCCACCTTCTGCTTTCTTAGCCCCGAAATGTGCCTTATGGGACTGTTTCAGACCTGCTCAAGGGGTAGAATGGTGCCAGAACTACTGTAGTAGTTGTCATGAGCTGTTGGCAAATAATGAGGGTCTTCCAGGCATGACCCCAATTTTGCGACCTGGGGGAATTGGTGTAAAAGATGGTCCTTTGTTTGATGCTGTTCTTGCTAAGACGCAGGGAAAGGAAGTGGGCATCCCTAGTTGTGAAGGTGCTGCTTCAACTAAATCCCCTTGGAATGCTCCAG AGTTCTTTgatctttcttttcttgaggGTGAAACTGTCAGGGAGTGGCTCTTCTTTGACAAGCCTAGAAGGGCATTTGAAAGTGGAAATAGGAAACAGAGATCACTTCCGGATTACAGTGGGCGTGGTTGGCATGAATCAAGGAAGCAGGTGATGAAGGAACATGGGGGGCAAAAGAGGTCCTATTACATGGACCCCCAGCCACTTAGTTATCTCGAGTGGCATTTGTACGAGTACGAGATCAACAACCAGGATGGTTGTGCATTATACAGACTAGAATTAAAGCTTgtggataaaaagaaaagtccTAAAGGAAAAGTGACCAAGGAATCTCTTACTGATTTACAGAACAAGATGGGACAGCTTACTGCTGCTGTTCCGTCAACTGATGATGGTTATGGACAACCAGTCAAGGGAAAAACAAAGACCAAGTCTGAGAATGATGAATCTCCCAAATAA